One segment of Solanum lycopersicum chromosome 1, SLM_r2.1 DNA contains the following:
- the LOC138342269 gene encoding uncharacterized protein: MQNVVADTVFYRIMACKTAKEAWHRLKEEYQGSNKTRQMQVLNLKREFESLNMQEDETISKYDDRISLIVNNIRLLGEEFTEKQIVEKNLVTLPERFESKISSLEESKDLSKLSLAQVEADDDAHEEQLFAVSYFSITESFDSWLLDSGCTHNLFNNVELFKFLDDTYKSKVKVGNGEAVEVNGRGTVSISTISGIKTISNVLYIPDMRQILLSVGQMLENNYSLHFKNRECVASDPSGVELFYVKMSNRMFSVDWEKIIE; encoded by the exons ATGcagaatgttgtggcagatacTGTGTTTTACAGAATCATGGCTTGCAAAACTGCAAAAGAGGCTTGGCATAGGTTGAAAGAAGAATATCAAGGAAGCAATAAAACACGTCAAATGCAAGTGTTGAACCTAAAAAGAGAGTTTGAGTCCTTGAATATGCAGGAGGATGAAACTATCAGTAAGTATGATGATCGAATATCCTTAATTGTTAATAACATTAGACTTCTTGGTGAAGAATTTACAGAGAAACAAATTGTGGAGAAAAATCTTGTGACTCTTCCTGAGAGATTTGAATCTAAGATTTCCTCTCTTGAAGAATCCAAGGACCTGAGCAAACTTTCATTAG CACAAGTAGAAGCAGATGACGATGCACATGAAGAGCAACTATTTGCAGTTTCATACTTTTCAATCACTGAATCCTTTGATTCATGGCTTCTTGACAGTGGTTGCACACATAACTTGTTTAATAATGTTGAACTGTTCAAATTCTTAGATGATACTTACAAATCTAAAGTAAAAGTGGGAAACGGTGAGGCAGTAGAAGTCAATGGCAGAGGTACAGTGTCTATCTCAACAATATCAGGTATCAAAACTATTTCTAATGTTTTGTACATACCTGATATGAGGCAAATTTTGTTGAGTGTTGGACAAAtgcttgaaaataattattctctGCATTTTAAGAATCGTGAATGTGTTGCTTCTGACCCTTCTGGAGTAGAGTTATTTTATGTCAAGATGAGCAACAGAATGTTTTCAGTTGATTGGGAGAAAATAATTGAGTAG